GGGCGTGACTCCGCGGGGAAAGGCCACGGTGTGATTTTTACCGATGATCACGCTTGGCAAGCTGATGCTCATGGCAAATTGCTCGAGTTCCGTTTTCGCGCTCCCCGCGACCATATTGGCCAATTCGCCGATTGTATCGACAACATCGTTGTTAAGTTCTTCTGGGCGTTCCCCCAACATCGTGGCCGTCGCCTGAATCGCCGTGTCCCGGCTAAAACTTAACACAACCGTGCCATTGGCTTTGCCCGT
This DNA window, taken from Pirellulales bacterium, encodes the following:
- a CDS encoding chemotaxis protein CheX; its protein translation is MTTKYEPVKVEYINPFVTAAVKVFGTMLNCQLKRGQPYLKRNAQPDYEISGVIGLTGKANGTVVLSFSRDTAIQATATMLGERPEELNNDVVDTIGELANMVAGSAKTELEQFAMSISLPSVIIGKNHTVAFPRGVTPIGIPFECDWGSLCLDVGLCEATSDQSA